A window of the Halostagnicola kamekurae genome harbors these coding sequences:
- a CDS encoding MBL fold metallo-hydrolase, translated as MATEYDSLSFDRLGHASVRIETDDSTVIYIDPWSEVLDSEPKDGDIVFVTHDDFDHYDPDAIEAVAASNSTIAVYDAVDTSDLDFDVVDLPLEGEKTVDGITVRTIPAYNDPEGEHVDEDGAPFHAEGEVIGLFLTVDNTTVFFTSDTDFLDHHQSVTTDVFIPPIGGHFTMDRREAAEFAQHIDPGIVLPVHYDTFEPIETDTDAFVSDLEDADIRIELF; from the coding sequence ATGGCTACCGAATACGATAGTTTGAGCTTCGACCGGCTCGGACATGCGAGCGTTCGGATCGAAACCGACGATAGCACCGTTATCTACATCGATCCCTGGAGCGAGGTACTGGATAGCGAGCCGAAAGACGGGGATATCGTGTTCGTCACGCACGACGATTTCGATCACTACGACCCTGACGCGATCGAGGCAGTCGCCGCCTCAAATTCTACCATTGCCGTCTACGACGCGGTTGATACGAGCGATCTCGACTTCGATGTCGTCGATCTCCCACTCGAGGGAGAAAAAACGGTCGACGGGATCACTGTTCGGACGATACCCGCCTACAACGATCCCGAAGGCGAACACGTCGACGAAGACGGAGCTCCGTTCCACGCCGAAGGGGAGGTAATCGGTCTCTTCCTTACCGTCGACAACACAACTGTTTTCTTCACGTCTGACACTGACTTCCTCGACCACCATCAGTCCGTCACTACCGACGTATTTATTCCGCCGATCGGCGGCCACTTCACCATGGATCGTCGTGAAGCCGCCGAATTCGCACAGCACATCGATCCTGGGATAGTGCTCCCAGTCCACTACGATACCTTCGAGCCTATTGAAACCGATACCGATGCATTTGTCAGTGATCTCGAAGATGCAGATATCCGGATTGAATTGTTCTAA
- a CDS encoding N-acyl homoserine lactonase family protein, which translates to MVNATVSLVDRGTIRTDLNHLIEGYEMGSAAEPNPETPMDEGPVYGLVIDHPVGTILWDTGSHPQAGEGYWPDELYAAFEHYDAAERDLETALDDVGYTIGDIDYVFQTHLHLDHAGSLHHFAGTDIPVFVHEKELKYAYYSAKTDEGSSAYVLEDFDHDLNWHVIHRDRTTFFEDIEFIRLPGHTPGLMGTMIHLDDYGTAIFAGDEVYMRENYDNEVPLGAGLLWSQRHWHDSLTRLKELERRHDADVFCGHAPVDAERLTGGLP; encoded by the coding sequence ATGGTTAACGCAACCGTATCACTCGTCGACCGGGGAACGATCAGAACCGATCTGAACCACCTCATCGAGGGGTACGAGATGGGGTCCGCAGCCGAACCGAACCCGGAAACCCCGATGGACGAGGGGCCGGTCTACGGGTTGGTAATCGATCACCCAGTGGGGACGATTCTCTGGGATACCGGTTCACATCCGCAAGCTGGCGAGGGCTACTGGCCCGACGAACTGTACGCTGCGTTCGAACACTACGACGCCGCCGAACGCGACCTCGAGACAGCGCTCGACGACGTGGGGTACACAATCGGAGATATCGATTACGTCTTCCAGACCCACCTGCATCTGGATCACGCCGGAAGTTTGCACCACTTCGCCGGTACCGACATCCCCGTCTTCGTCCACGAAAAGGAGCTCAAATACGCCTACTACAGCGCGAAGACGGACGAAGGAAGCAGCGCGTACGTCCTCGAGGACTTCGACCACGACCTGAACTGGCACGTCATCCATCGCGATCGCACGACATTCTTTGAAGACATCGAGTTCATCCGCTTGCCCGGCCACACGCCGGGACTGATGGGAACGATGATCCATCTCGACGACTACGGAACGGCTATTTTTGCGGGTGACGAGGTCTATATGCGCGAAAACTACGACAACGAAGTCCCGCTCGGTGCCGGCCTGCTCTGGAGCCAGCGCCACTGGCACGATAGCCTTACCCGACTCAAAGAACTCGAGCGACGACACGACGCAGACGTTTTCTGCGGGCACGCACCGGTTGATGCCGAGCGGTTAACCGGCGGACTGCCGTAG
- a CDS encoding acyl-CoA synthetase yields the protein MRGDRLEAYHFYENEYESYGQLRAEFEWEIPSRFNMAWYACDRWADDKSRVAVFEEHESGERATYTFWQLQNLTNKLANYLRQRGVERGDCVGVNTPQRIETVLAHIACWKLGAVSVPLSTLFGPDALSYRLEDAGAVAAIAGESNVTDFREAREQTSLETVLTVGDVDSQEGEYDLWEAIEDQPRAFDPVETDSEDDAIVIYTSGTTGDPKGVRHAHRVLLGHLPLFITTFGNMRLEDSDVFWTPSEWAWVASLFDVLFPGLYYGKPVVAYNGGQFDPSTAFRLLESYGVTNFFAPPTALRMMKQVEPKSRVDELRTIASGGESLGQDIVEWAADTFGGAAVHEGYGQTEANLLIGDCTALFEFREGTMGRAAPGHEITIVDPQSAEPTIEPDETGEIAVRYESNPVCFKEYWNKPDKTDAKVRNGWLLTEDLGRQDEDGYIAFEGRTDDVIISAGYRIGPVEIEESLASHDAVADSAVIGVPDDERGEVPKAYVVLTAGSNRSENLRETLQQHVRDRLAQYEYPREIAFVEELPKTTTGKVRRASLREREGLS from the coding sequence ATGCGTGGTGACCGCCTCGAGGCGTATCACTTCTACGAGAACGAGTACGAGAGCTACGGCCAGCTCAGAGCGGAGTTCGAGTGGGAAATCCCATCCCGGTTCAACATGGCGTGGTACGCCTGTGATCGTTGGGCAGACGATAAGAGCCGTGTCGCAGTCTTCGAAGAACACGAGTCGGGCGAGCGGGCGACGTACACGTTTTGGCAACTCCAGAACCTGACGAACAAACTGGCAAACTACCTTCGACAACGGGGTGTCGAGCGCGGCGACTGCGTTGGCGTCAATACCCCACAGCGTATCGAGACGGTCCTCGCCCACATCGCCTGTTGGAAACTCGGGGCCGTTTCGGTCCCTCTATCGACGCTGTTCGGTCCTGACGCACTGTCTTACCGTCTCGAGGACGCCGGTGCTGTCGCGGCGATCGCCGGAGAATCGAACGTCACTGATTTCCGCGAGGCCCGCGAGCAGACGTCACTCGAGACGGTTCTCACGGTCGGTGACGTCGACTCACAGGAGGGAGAATACGACCTCTGGGAGGCGATCGAAGACCAGCCTCGAGCGTTCGATCCCGTCGAGACCGACTCCGAGGACGATGCGATCGTTATCTACACGTCGGGGACCACGGGCGATCCGAAGGGCGTTCGCCACGCACATCGCGTCCTCCTCGGGCATCTACCGCTGTTTATCACGACCTTCGGAAACATGCGACTCGAAGACAGCGATGTCTTCTGGACGCCGTCGGAGTGGGCGTGGGTCGCGTCGCTGTTCGATGTGTTGTTCCCCGGACTGTACTACGGTAAGCCGGTTGTCGCCTACAACGGTGGGCAGTTCGATCCATCGACCGCGTTTCGTCTGCTCGAGTCCTACGGCGTGACGAACTTCTTTGCGCCCCCGACGGCCCTACGGATGATGAAACAGGTCGAACCCAAGTCTCGGGTGGATGAGCTCCGAACCATCGCCAGCGGCGGGGAGTCACTCGGCCAAGATATCGTCGAGTGGGCGGCAGACACGTTCGGTGGCGCAGCGGTCCACGAGGGGTACGGCCAGACCGAAGCCAACCTGCTCATCGGGGATTGTACGGCCCTGTTCGAGTTTCGTGAGGGAACGATGGGGCGAGCGGCGCCGGGCCACGAGATTACGATCGTCGACCCACAGAGTGCGGAACCCACCATCGAGCCCGACGAAACCGGTGAAATCGCGGTTAGATACGAATCCAATCCCGTGTGCTTCAAGGAGTACTGGAACAAGCCCGATAAAACAGACGCCAAAGTTCGGAACGGCTGGTTGCTCACCGAGGATCTGGGTCGTCAAGACGAAGACGGCTACATCGCTTTCGAGGGCCGGACGGACGACGTTATTATCAGTGCCGGGTACCGAATTGGCCCGGTCGAGATCGAGGAGTCCCTCGCCAGCCACGACGCTGTCGCTGACAGTGCAGTGATCGGCGTTCCCGACGACGAGCGCGGCGAAGTTCCGAAAGCCTACGTGGTCCTTACAGCGGGTTCGAACAGAAGTGAAAATTTGCGTGAGACGCTTCAGCAACACGTTCGCGACCGACTCGCACAGTACGAGTATCCGCGCGAAATCGCGTTCGTCGAGGAGTTACCAAAGACGACCACCGGGAAGGTTCGACGGGCATCTCTCCGAGAGCGCGAAGGGCTCTCGTAA
- a CDS encoding sugar-transfer associated ATP-grasp domain-containing protein: MDNKLAFHRVLGEFPSHRPSVYGLLKDGHFHRFNPDDRTVVSGGGSELEYQNQTVLAALEPTMDPLEWFDATLSNGDQLVLKWFSGGGGNNVHFLEQRDGSYLYDGTEKTDAELAEVVGSLEDYLVCEFVEQADYADELFPTTTNTIRVLTMYDEQAQEAFIPIAIHRIGSSDSVPVDNFSNGGLSAEVDRETGLLSAGAEYPHDGAVGWHDTHPETGAPIEGTAIPGWEAIRERLLEIASTFSHLPYVGWDLVVTSEGEFKIIEANSYPGVASLQVHRPLLAESRIRRFYRRHHVV, encoded by the coding sequence ATCGATAATAAGCTCGCGTTTCATCGGGTCCTCGGCGAGTTTCCCTCGCACCGACCGTCGGTATATGGACTGCTCAAGGACGGGCACTTTCATCGCTTCAACCCGGATGACAGGACAGTTGTGAGCGGCGGCGGGAGTGAACTCGAGTATCAGAACCAGACCGTTCTCGCCGCTTTAGAACCGACCATGGATCCACTCGAGTGGTTCGACGCGACGCTCTCGAACGGGGATCAACTCGTGCTGAAGTGGTTCAGCGGCGGTGGCGGAAACAATGTTCACTTTCTCGAACAGAGAGACGGGTCGTACCTGTACGACGGAACGGAGAAAACCGACGCCGAACTCGCTGAGGTAGTCGGCTCCCTCGAGGACTACCTCGTCTGTGAGTTTGTCGAACAAGCTGACTACGCGGACGAACTGTTCCCTACCACAACAAACACGATTCGAGTACTCACAATGTACGATGAGCAGGCACAGGAAGCATTTATTCCCATTGCGATTCACCGAATCGGGAGCAGCGATTCCGTCCCCGTCGACAATTTCTCGAACGGTGGATTGAGTGCCGAAGTCGATCGAGAAACGGGACTACTCAGTGCCGGTGCTGAATATCCGCATGATGGCGCTGTTGGCTGGCACGATACACACCCTGAAACCGGTGCTCCAATCGAAGGCACAGCGATTCCCGGATGGGAGGCAATTCGCGAGCGACTGCTCGAGATCGCCAGTACGTTTTCACACCTGCCATATGTCGGCTGGGACCTCGTTGTGACCAGCGAGGGCGAGTTCAAGATCATAGAGGCCAACAGTTATCCGGGCGTGGCATCGCTTCAGGTCCATCGCCCCCTCCTGGCAGAGAGCCGGATACGGCGCTTCTATCGACGCCATCACGTCGTCTGA